A window from Urocitellus parryii isolate mUroPar1 chromosome 1, mUroPar1.hap1, whole genome shotgun sequence encodes these proteins:
- the Hoxd12 gene encoding homeobox protein Hox-D12, with translation MCERSLYRAGYVGSLLNLQSPDSFYFSNLRPNGGQLAALPPISYPRGALPWAATPASCTPAQPASATAFGGFSQPYLAGSGPLGLQPPGAKDGPEEQVKFYTPEAASGPEERGRTRQPFVPESSLAPAAAALKAAKYDYAGMSRVAPGSATLLQGAPCAASFKEDTKGPLNLNMTMQAAGVASCLRPSLPHGLPWGSAPGRARKKRKPYTKQQIAELENEFLVNEFINRQKRKELSNRLNLSDQQVKIWFQNRRMKKKRVVLREQALALY, from the exons ATGTGTGAGCGCAGTCTCTACAGAGCGGGCTATGTGGGTTCGCTTCTGAATCTGCAGTCGCCCGACTCTTTCTACTTTTCCAACCTGCGGCCGAATGGCGGCCAGTTGGCCGCGCTTCCCCCCATCTCATACCCGCGCGGCGCGCTGCCCTGGGCCGCCACGCCTGCTTCTTGCACTCCAGCGCAGCCTGCCAGCGCTACTGCCTTTGGCGGCTTCTCGCAGCCCTACCTGGCTGGCTCTGGGCCTCTTGGCTTACAGCCCCCGGGGGCCAAGGATGGACCCGAAGAGCAAGTCAAATTCTATACGCCTGAAGCGGCTTCTGGGCCAGAGGAGCGCGGCCGAACGCGGCAGCCCTTCGTCCCTGAGTCTAGCCTGGCCCCTGCAGCAGCTGCTCTCAAAGCAGCCAAGTACGACTACGCGGGTATGAGCCGTGTGGCTCCAGGCTCAGCGACCCTGCTCCAGGGTGCCCCCTGCGCCGCCAGCTTCAAGGAGGACACCAAGGGCCCGCTCAACTTGAACATGACAATGCAGGCGGCGGGCGTCGCCTCTTGCCTGCGACCTTCGCTGCCCCACG GCCTGCCGTGGGGGTCGGCCCCTGGGAGGGCCCGCAAGAAGCGGAAACCCTACACAAAGCAGCAGATTGCGGAGCTGGAGAACGAATTCCTTGTCAACGAATTCATCAACCGACAGAAGCGCAAGGAATTGTCCAACAGGCTGAACCTCAGCGACCAGCAGGTCAAAATTTGGTTCCAGAACCGGCGTATGAAGAAGAAGCGCGTGGTGCTGCGTGAGCAGGCGCTGGCGCTCTATTAG